The DNA region CCATTCTTAAAGGCTCAAGCAAAATTTTTAGGCATAGACAAGAGGGTCAGGTTTTTGGGATACGTCCCAAGTAATGAGCTACCAAAGCTTTTTGGAATGGCCGACATATTCGTCCTCCCTTCCGTGACGGCAGAGGCCTTTGGAATAGTGATTTTAGAAGCTATGGCCTCAGGGGTCCCAGTAGTAGCGACTAACGTCGGGGGGATACCCGAGATCGTTAGGGAGTCGCAGAGCGGCCTTCTCGTTCCACCTTCAAATGAAACCGCTCTTAAAGATGCCATAGAAGCACTTTTGGCCGATAAAGAGCTTAGAAATAAGTTAGGAAAGAATGGAAGGAGAGCCGTGGAAAGGAGGTACTCATGGGATGTGGTTTCGAGGGAAGTGGAGGAAACTTATGAGTACGTCCTCTCGAAGCTCAAGCACTAACCTTTTTATTTCTCTCAGCGATAATTAATTGGGATAGTCATGATGATGGAAAACTTAACTTGGGATGAATTTAAAGAGGTCAAAGAGAGAATAGATACAGTTGTTATCCCCATAGGAAGCATAGAAGCTCATGGAAAGCATTTGCCCTTAAACACCGATGTTTTAGCTCCAGTTGAAATAGCTAAACGCGTGGAAAAGAAGCTTCAAGAGATAGGAAAAGATGTGTTAATTGCCCCTCCAGTTAACTACGGCCATACATTTGTCCTAAACGTCTATCCTGGAACCATTAACGTGAGAGCAGAGACATTGAGGGCCTATGTTAGGGACATTATCGAGGAGTTCGCCACAGAGGGATTTAAGCGCATAATCCTCTTAAATGGCCATGGTGGAAACGTTTATCCGCTGGTAGAAGCAGCCGAAGACGCTGCAGAGAAGTTTGAGGATATTGAAGTCTGGCTCATAAACTGGTGGATAGACTTTAGGGAGGACATTTTAAGCATCTGCTCATCTCAAGGACACGCTGGGGAAGATGAAACCTCAGTCATCCTCGCAATTAAGCCAGAGCTCGTAAAGATGGGGAAGGCAGTTGGAGAGAAAAGGGCCTATGGAGTCAGGAAGATTAAGAAAAATATCGGCTTAGAGCTATTTCCAGAGGGAGTAAACGACAACCCCAGAGGAGCTACGAGGGAGAAGGGCGAGGCAATTTTGGAAATTGTGAGTGAGAAAATCATGAGACTGATCTTAGAGGAGTTAAGATGAAAGAGGTTTTAGATGAACTTGAGAAGAGGATAAAGAAGCTTGAGGCAGAGATTGAGTTAGCCGAGCAAAGACTGGCTTTAATGGACAAAGTTGGGGCTTTAACAAAGTACTCACTCTGGGAAAGCAGGAGTCAGGGATTAGACCTCTATATGTTCTTTTTTCTCATATTCCTTATCTCCAGCCTCTTCGTTTTTGCATGGATAAAAAACCGCTTTTCATTCGTCCCAATATCCCTAACGCCCTATATACTTATCGCCACCGTTTTGGCCCTCTTTCCAATTTTCTACTTCATCTCAAAGCTTTATAAAAAACCCGAGGAAACTCCAGTCCAGTATCTGGAGAAGAGAGAAAATGCCGCGAGAACCGTCTTAAAATCCTTCTACAACCCACTAAAAGAAGCTTTGGAAAAAGGGAACGAGGAAAAGCTTAAATCACTCGCCGATGAACTTATCCACAGCAGAGCACTCAGCGAGGCCTTAGATATTCTCAACGAGGGGGACGCAAAGCTCATGGCATACGCCTTGTACCTCTACGCATACAGAGGGCCTGATGTGGCCGATGAGATTTTAGATACCGCAGAAAAAATGAGGAACAAACCCCTAAAAAAGCTCCTTCTGCTGTCGCTTGAAGATCTTAAAACTAGTTAAGGTTATAACCCCAAACTCCAACTTTTCTTTGGTGACGATCATGAAGTTTGAGGTTTTGAGTAAGGAAGAGATGCAAGAGCTTAGCAAAGAGCTCAGCAAGGCAGGAATTATGAACAAGACTAAGGAAGAGCTTGGATATTCATTGGAGCACAGGATTTTGATAAAAGGAAAATTTGAAGAGCTGAAGAAAAAAATTAAGGATATGGAAGTTGAAGTCCTCCATGAACTTCTGGAGGAAGTTGAGAACGCCTACAATAACGCAGTGCTGGGATGGGAAGTCGGCGAGAAGAAAAAAGTGGATGAGCTTTTTGATGAGGCAAAGCTTGGGATGCTGATTGTCTTAACGGCTTTGGTTGAAGGTGGCTATCTCGAAGAAAGTGAGGAAGGACTTGTGCTTAAAGAGAAGCCCGAGCTTAGTGAGCTGGAGTTGGAGCTTAGGATTCCGATTGATGAGGTAGCTGATGTTTTGGAGGAGCTTGAGGAGAGATTGAATGCCAAGCTTTTGACGGAGTTTACACTCGAAAGAAAGTACTATGTTGAGGTTCTGGAAGTGGAAAAGGAGCTCATTCAAGAGGCTTTGGAGATAGCTGAGGAGTATGCGACGGAGGAATCCCTAGCGGATGCTATGTTCGTTGGGATAGCAAAATCCACTCTGGCTGATATAATTTTGGAGCTCGTAAAGAAGAACAATAAGAAAAAAGAGCTCATTGAAACTCTCTTAGCGGAAGAGCCGATAACAATTGAGGGGAAGAGAGAGAAGGTG from Palaeococcus pacificus DY20341 includes:
- a CDS encoding AAA family ATPase translates to MKEVLDELEKRIKKLEAEIELAEQRLALMDKVGALTKYSLWESRSQGLDLYMFFFLIFLISSLFVFAWIKNRFSFVPISLTPYILIATVLALFPIFYFISKLYKKPEETPVQYLEKRENAARTVLKSFYNPLKEALEKGNEEKLKSLADELIHSRALSEALDILNEGDAKLMAYALYLYAYRGPDVADEILDTAEKMRNKPLKKLLLLSLEDLKTS
- a CDS encoding creatininase family protein — translated: MMMENLTWDEFKEVKERIDTVVIPIGSIEAHGKHLPLNTDVLAPVEIAKRVEKKLQEIGKDVLIAPPVNYGHTFVLNVYPGTINVRAETLRAYVRDIIEEFATEGFKRIILLNGHGGNVYPLVEAAEDAAEKFEDIEVWLINWWIDFREDILSICSSQGHAGEDETSVILAIKPELVKMGKAVGEKRAYGVRKIKKNIGLELFPEGVNDNPRGATREKGEAILEIVSEKIMRLILEELR